One Phaseolus vulgaris cultivar G19833 chromosome 4, P. vulgaris v2.0, whole genome shotgun sequence DNA window includes the following coding sequences:
- the LOC137836801 gene encoding alpha-dioxygenase PIOX yields MWSLITDPIRTLFGNVLHHLIHKDFHEAVAKMTIIDAFLFIIVHSIDKVGIWPRLPVFLGLLYLAIRRHLHQEYNLFNVGTTPVGIRFNPSDFPYRTADGKYNDPFNEVAGSQGTFFGRNMLPVDQKKKVLKPDPMVVATKLLARRTYKDTGKQFNVIAASWIQFMIHDWIDHLEDTKQIELTAPREVASQCPLKSFKFFKTKEFPTGFYEIKSGSSNIRTPWWDASAVYGSNGEVLQKVRTFKDGKVKISKDGNLLHNENGTAIAGDIRNSWAGVSTLQSLFIQEHNAVCDSLKKNYPHLNDEELYRHARLVTSAVIAKVHTIDWTVELLKTDTLLAGMRANWYGLLGKKFKDTFGHVGGSILGGFVGMKKTENHGVTYSLTEEFVSVYRMHSLLPDNLQLRDISATPGPNKSPPVIKEIPMKNLIGLPGEKTLTDIGVARQLVSMGHQACGALELWNYPEWLRDLVPQNMDGTERSEHVDLAALEIYRDRERNVARYNQFRKALLLIPISKWEDLTDDKEAIEVLEEVYGDDVEELDLLVGLMAEKKIKGFAISETAFVIFLLMASRRLEADRFFTSNYNEETYTKKGLEWVNTTESLKDVIDRHYPKMTHKWLNSSSAFSVWDSLPNSHNPVPLYLRVPH; encoded by the exons ATTGTTCATTCCATTGACAAGGTGGGGATATGGCCACGTCTACCTGTATTCTTAGGGCTATTGTATCTGGCTATTAGACGCCACCTTCACCAAGAGTACAATCTCTTCAACGTTGGAACAACACCAGTAGGAATTAGGTTCAACCCTTCTGATTTTCCATACAGAACAGCTGATGGAAAATATAATGATCCTTTCAATGAAGTTGCTGGCAGCCAAGGCACTTTCTTTGGCAGAAATATGCTCCCTGTTGATCAGAAGAAAAAG GTGTTGAAGCCTGATCCAATGGTGGTAGCCACTAAACTACTAGCCAGGAGAACATACAAGGACACAGGGAAGCAATTCAATGTGATAGCAGCTTCTTGGATTCAGTTTATGATTCACGATTGGATCGATCATCTTGAGGATACCAAACAG attGAACTCACTGCACCAAGAGAAGTTGCAAGCCAATGCCCTCTCAAATCTTTCAAGTTCTTCAAGACTAAGGAATTTCCCACTGGATTCTACGAGATCAAATCCGGATCATCAAACATTCGAACACCTTGGTG GGATGCAAGTGCTGTATATGGAAGCAATGGAGAAGTTTTACAGAAAGTGAGAACTTTCAAAGATGGAAAGGTAAAGATATCAAAAGATGGAAAccttctgcataatgaaaacgGAACAGCAATTGCAGGTGACATCCGCAACAGTTGGGCTGGTGTTTCAACTTTACAGTCCCTTTTCATTCAAGAACACAATGCAGTTTGCGATTCTCTCAAG AAAAATTACCCTCATTTGAATGATGAAGAACTTTATCGCCATGCAAGATTGGTGACTTCAGCTGTGATTGCAAAGGTTCACACCATTGATTGGACTGTGGAGCTTCTTAAAACTGACACTCTTCTTGCAGGCATGCGTGCCAACTG gtatGGGTTGCTGGGGAAGAAATTTAAGGATACATTTGGACATGTTGGTGGATCCATTTTGGGAGGATTCGTGGGTATGAAGAAGACAGAAAATCATGGTGTGACATACTCTTTAACAGAGGAATTTGTGAGTGTTTATAGAATGCACTCACTCCTACCTGATAACCTACAACTCAGAGACATATCTGCCACTCCTGGCCCAAACAAATCTCCACCAGTAATCAAAGA AATTCctatgaaaaacttgattggacTACCTGGAGAGAAAACATTAACAGACATAGGAGTTGCAAGACAACTTGTGTCAATGGGTCACCAAGCTTGTGGGGCATTGGAGCTTTGGAATTATCCAGAGTGGCTTAGAGACCTTGTACCTCAAAACATGGATGGCACAGAAAGGTCTGAACATGTGGACTTGGCTGCACTTGAAA TTTACAGGGATAGGGAAAGGAATGTGGCTAGATACAACCAATTTAGGAAGGCATTGCTGTTGATACCTATCTCAAAGTGGGAAGATCTAACAGATGACAAGGAAGCAATTGAAGTATTGGAAGAGGTATATGGAGATGATGTTGAAGAACTTGATCTGCTGGTAGGTCTcatggcagagaagaaaatcAAGGGTTTTGCAATCAGTGAGACAGCTTTTGTAATATTCCTCCTAATGGCAAGCAG GAGGCTTGAAGCTGATAGGTTCTTCACAAGTAACTATAATGAAGAAACATACACTAAGAAGGGACTTGAATGGGTGAACACAACTGAGAGTTTGAAAGATGTGATTGATCGTCACTATCCTAAAATGACACATAAGTGGTTAAACTCTTCTAGTGCTTTCTCAGTTTGGGATTCACTTCCAAACTCACACAATCCTGTTCCTCTCTACCTTCGTGTTCCTCATTAa
- the LOC137836366 gene encoding alpha-dioxygenase PIOX-like gives MMWSMVTDPIRALSATLLHKLIHQDFHEAVARMTILNSFLFIIVHSIDKLGIWHRLPVFLGLLYLAIRRHLHQEYNLFNVGTTTPERVGNPSDLPFRTDDGKYNDPSNEVAGSQGTFIGRNMLPLDHKNKVLKPDPMVVATKLLARRTYKDTGKQFNVIAASWIQFMIHDWIDHLEDTKQIELTAPREVASQCPLKSFKFFKTKEFPTEFSEIKSGTKNIRTPWWDGSVLYGSNREVSMKVRTFKDGKIKISKDGHLLHNENGTAISGDVRNSWAGVSTLQALFVQEHNAVCDTLKIHYPELEDEELYNHARLVTSAVIAKIHTIDWTVELLKTDTLLAGMRVNWYGFLGKKFKDAFGHVGGSILGGLVGLKKPQNHGVPYSLTEEFVCVYRMHSLLPDNLQLRDISATPGPDKSLPVIKEIPMKNLVGLQGEKMLAEVGVARQLVSMGHQACGALVLWNYPVWLRDLISQNLDGTERPDLVDLAALEIYRDRERGIPRYNQFRRGLLLIPISKWEDLTDDKEAIQVLEEVYGDDVEELDLLVGLMAEKKIKGFAISETAFVIFLLMATRRLEADKFFTSKFNKEVYTIKGFEWIKRTESLKDVIDRHYPEMTHKWLNSSSAFSVWSSLPDAENLIPLYLRI, from the exons ATGATGTGGTCTATGGTAACGGATCCCATTAGAGCTCTTTCTGCAACACTTCTGCACAAACTCATCCACCAAGACTTCCATGAAGCAGTGGCTAGGATGACCATACTAAACTCTTTTCTCTTCATA ATTGTTCATTCCATTGACAAGCTAGGGATATGGCACCGTCTACCTGTATTCTTAGGGCTATTGTATCTGGCTATTAGACGCCACCTTCACCAAGAGTACAACCTCTTCAACGTTGGAACAACAACACCAGAACGGGTTGGGAACCCTTCTGATCTTCCATTCAGAACAGATGATGGAAAATATAATGACCCTTCCAATGAAGTTGCTGGTAGTCAAGGCACTTTTATTGGCAGAAATATGCTCCCTCTGGATCACAAAAATAAG GTATTGAAGCCTGATCCAATGGTGGTAGCCACTAAACTACTAGCCAGAAGGACATACAAGGACACAGGAAAGCAATTCAATGTGATAGCAGCTTCTTGGATTCAGTTTATGATTCATGATTGGATCGATCATCTTGAGGATACCAAACAG attGAACTCACTGCACCAAGAGAAGTTGCAAGCCAATGCCCTCTCAAATCTTTCAAGTTCTTCAAGACTAAGGAATTTCCCACTGAATTCTCTGAGATCAAATCTGGAACAAAAAATATTCGAACACCTTGGTG GGATGGAAGCGTCTTGTATGGAAGCAACAGAGAAGTTTCAATGAAAGTGAGAACTTTCAAAGATGGAAAGATAAAGATATCAAAGGATGGTCATCTTCTTCACAATGAAAATGGAACTGCAATCTCAGGTGATGTTCGCAATAGTTGGGCTGGTGTTTCAACCTTGCAGGCACTTTTTGTTCAAGAACATAATGCAGTCTGTGATACTCTCAAG ATTCATTATCCAGAATTAGAAGATGAAGAACTCTATAATCATGCAAGATTGGTGACCTCAGCAGTGATTGCAAAGATTCACACCATTGATTGGACTGTGGAGCTTCTTAAAACTGACACTTTACTTGCAGGAATGCGTGTCAACTG GTATGGATTCTTGGGGAAGAAATTTAAGGATGCATTTGGACATGTTGGTGGATCCATCTTGGGAGGATTAGTGGGTCTTAAAAAACCACAAAATCATGGTGTTCCATACTCTCTAACAGAGGAATTTGTGTGTGTTTATAGAATGCATTCACTTTTACCTGATAACCTGCAACTCAGAGATATATCTGCAACTCCTGGACCTGACAAATCTCTACCAGTAATCAAAGA GATTCCTATGAAAAATTTGGTTGGGCTACAAGGAGAAAAAATGTTAGCAGAAGTAGGAGTTGCGAGACAACTTGTGTCAATGGGTCATCAAGCATGTGGGGCACTAGTGCTTTGGAACTATCCAGTGTGGCTTAGAGACCTTATATCACAGAACTTAGATGGCACAGAAAGGCCTGATCTTGTGGACCTAGCTGCACTTGAAA TTTACAGAGATAGAGAGAGGGGTATACCTAGATACAACCAGTTCAGGAGAGGGTTGCTACTGATACCTATCTCCAAGTGGGAAGATCTAACAGATGACAAAGAAGCAATTCAAGTACTGGAAGAGGTATATGGTGATGATGTTGAAGAACTTGATCTATTGGTAGGCCTCATGgcagagaaaaaaataaagggTTTTGCAATCAGTGAGACAGCTTTTGTAATATTCCTACTCATGGCAACAAG AAGATTAGAAGCTGACAAGTTTTTCACAAGCAAATTTAACAAGGAAGTATACACCATTAAAGGGTTCGAATGGATTAAAAGAACTGAGAGTTTAAAAGATGTGATTGATCGTCATTATCCTGAAATGACACACAAGTGGTTAAATTCTTCAAGTGCTTTTTCAGTTTGGTCATCACTTCCAGATGCAGAGAATCTTATTCCCCTCTACCTTCGTATTTAG
- the LOC137836802 gene encoding uncharacterized protein: protein MSEGFAIELYLDPALENQVLKAWNVLARRQITTHLIEMESRPHITLFSAPFLEPSKLESLLRTFASKHDPLSLSFSSVGTFPSNSDNLLFLAPTPSLSLLQFQSHLCDAIRKEGLEISDDFAFNSWIPYCSVAHHVPKNRMPEAFSLLRELKLPVAGYATDIALVQFSPVRELFSFVLGNNVDS, encoded by the coding sequence ATGTCGGAAGGGTTCGCGATCGAACTGTACTTGGATCCGGCGTTGGAGAATCAGGTGCTGAAGGCCTGGAACGTTCTCGCGCGCCGACAAATCACCACTCACCTCATCGAGATGGAGTCGCGCCCTCACATAACGCTCTTCTCCGCCCCCTTTCTAGAACCTTCCAAGCTCGAATCGCTTCTCAGAACCTTCGCATCCAAGCACGATCCTCTCTCGCTCTCCTTCTCCTCCGTCGGGACCTTCCCCAGCAACTCCGACAACCTCCTCTTCCTCGCGCCCACGCCCTCCCTCTCCCTCCTCCAATTCCAGTCGCACCTCTGCGACGCCATCAGAAAAGAAGGCCTTGAGATCTCCGACGACTTCGCCTTCAATTCCTGGATACCGTACTGCTCGGTCGCGCACCACGTCCCCAAAAACAGAATGCCCGAGGCTTTCTCCCTCTTGCGGGAACTCAAACTGCCGGTCGCCGGTTACGCTACGGACATCGCGCTCGTGCAGTTCTCTCCGGTTCGCGAACTCTTCTCCTTTGTGCTCGGCAACAATGTAGACTCCTGA
- the LOC137836803 gene encoding uncharacterized protein, translating to MSEGFAIELYLDPALENQVLKAWNVLARRQITTHLIEMESRPHITLFSAPFLEPSKLKSLLRTFASKHDPLSLSFSSVGTFPSHADNLLFLAPTPSLSLLEFQSHLCDAIGKEGFEISDDFAFNSWIPYCSVAHHVPKNRMPEAFSLLRELKLPVSGYATDIALVQFSPVRELFSFVLGNNVDS from the coding sequence ATGTCGGAAGGGTTCGCGATCGAACTGTACTTGGATCCGGCGTTGGAGAATCAGGTGCTGAAGGCCTGGAACGTTCTCGCGCGCCGACAAATCACCACTCACCTCATCGAGATGGAGTCGCGCCCTCACATAACGCTCTTCTCCGCCCCCTTTCTAGAACCTTCCAAGCTCAAATCGCTTCTCAGAACCTTCGCATCCAAGCACgatcctctctctctctccttctcCTCCGTCGGCACCTTCCCCAGCCACGCCGACAACCTCCTCTTCCTCGCGCCCACGCCCTCCCTCTCCCTCCTCGAATTCCAGTCGCACCTCTGCGACGCCATTGGCAAAGAAGGCTTTGAGATCTCCGACGATTTCGCCTTCAATTCCTGGATACCGTACTGCTCGGTCGCGCACCACGTCCCCAAAAACAGAATGCCCGAGGCTTTCTCCCTCTTGCGGGAACTCAAACTGCCGGTTTCCGGTTACGCTACGGACATCGCGCTCGTGCAGTTCTCTCCGGTTCGCGAACTCTTCTCCTTTGTGCTCGGCAACAATGTAGACTCTTGA
- the LOC137836805 gene encoding xyloglucan O-acetyltransferase 4 — protein MLEKTMKTSSTMFQDKHHNHSKRERFLGLTLGKGVPFVLSTLLMASVFCLFFLYNPNPSILTPHQGHDLFENPSQNQEHAIITTKSSSSSQPQKEQKPCDLSKGHWVQALEGSSTYYTNSSCPSIPDSKNCFRHGRKDRDFLNWRWKPDECDLPRFDPRNFLQMVSGKTMAFIGDSVARNHMDSLLCLLSQNELPKDIYKDSEDRFRKWYFPIHDFTLMMLWSRFLIVGEERMVNGTGTSIFDMQLDKVDSDWANELPNLDYAVISDGHWFFRGMHLHEGGEEVGCVYCNEPNVTSYNVDFPLRKAFRTAFRHISECKECRSKRMVTVLRTFASAHFEKGFWNTGGYCNRTGPMSESEVDFEKFEWQLRNAQMEEFERARSEGEEKGDRFEVVDVARAMLMRPDGHPGKHWGNKWMRGYNDCTHWCLPGPVDMWSELLFSVLKRVSAFDLSQA, from the exons ATGTTGGAGAAGACCATGAAAACATCCAGTACGATGTTTCAGGACAAGCATCATAATCATAGCAAAAGGGAGAGATTTCTTGGTCTGACCTTAGGGAAGGGAGTGCCTTTTGTCTTGTCCACTCTCTTAATGGCTTCTGTTTTCTGTTTGTTCTTCCTCTACAATCCCAACCCTTCAATCCTCACACCCCACCAAGGCCATGACCTCTTTGAAAATCCCTCACAAAACCAAGAACATGCCATCATCACAACAaagtcatcatcatcatcccaaCCACAAAAGG AACAGAAACCATGTGACCTTTCTAAGGGTCATTGGGTCCAAGCATTGGAAGGGTCATCAACCTATTACACCAATTCAAGCTGCCCTTCAATCCCTGATAGCAAAAACTGTTTCAGGCATGGGAGAAAGGACAGAGATTTTCTGAATTGGAGATGGAAGCCTGATGAATGTGATCTTCCAAGGTTTGATCCAAGGAACTTCCTCCAAATGGTTAGTGGCAAAACAATGGCTTTCATTGGTGACTCTGTGGCCAGAAACCACATGGATTCTCTTCTCTGTCTCTTGTCACAG AATGAACTTCCGAAGGACATTTACAAGGACTCAGAAGACAGGTTTCGCAAGTGGTATTTTCCCATCCACGACTTCACTCTGATGATGTTGTGGAGCAGGTTTCTGATAGTAGGCGAGGAGAGAATGGTGAACGGCACAGGCACCAGCATCTTCGACATGCAGCTGGACAAGGTAGACAGTGATTGGGCCAACGAACTCCCCAACTTAGACTATGCAGTGATCTCAGATGGACACTGGTTTTTCAGAGGGATGCATCTGCATGAAGGAGGAGAAGAAGTAGGGTGTGTGTACTGCAACGAGCCAAATGTCACAAGCTACAACGTGGACTTCCCCTTGAGAAAAGCATTCAGAACAGCCTTCAGACACATCAGTGAGTGCAAGGAGTGCAGAAGTAAGAGGATGGTGACAGTGTTGAGGACCTTTGCATCAGCACACTTTGAGAAGGGGTTTTGGAACACTGGAGGGTACTGCAACAGGACAGGTCCAATGAGTGAGAGTGAGGTGGATTTTGAGAAGTTTGAATGGCAACTGAGGAATGCTCAGATGGAGGAGTTTGAGAGAGCAAGGAGTGAAGGTGAAGAAAAGGGTGATAGGTTTGAGGTGGTGGATGTTGCAAGAGCCATGCTGATGAGACCAGATGGGCACCCTGGTAAGCACTGGGGGAACAAGTGGATGAGGGGTTACAATGATTGCACTCATTGGTGCTTGCCAGGGCCTGTTGATATGTGGAGTGAGTTGTTGTTTTCTGTGCTCAAAAGGGTCTCTGCATTTGATCTCAGTCAGGCTTAA